CAGAAAAGGGTCGTGCAACGCCTCCAAACGGGGACGGAAAAAGCTGCGGGCCGCTTCAAAGCTCGTAATACCCCGTGCAACCAGCGCGCGTGTGAGCGGCTCTGGTAGCTGGTTGAGGGCTGCACTAAGGGCCGTAACAAGCTCTGGACTTGGACTGGCCTTTCGGACCCACCGGTATTTGTGCATGCGCATGCAGCAGGAATATCAAGGCTAACTCTCCCAAAGTTACCGGTAGGGCCCTTTACAGCGCAACGGGAAAATAAGGCTGTCGGGCAGCTTCGAGCAGGCGAGGTAGGATGCGTACGGGGGCTTGCTTTGCCCAGGCGCGGAAGCGGGCGGTAACTTCGGTGGTTTTGACAGGTACGTCCTGCGGTGGCAGCATCGCCAGCAAGGGATCTAGGTCAAACTTCGGGCTCCATAGGCCTCCACCCAGCGTGACCAGGTCATGCGCATTACAGCGCTGCTCAAAGTGTCCTTCAACTGGTACAACCAGCAGGGGCTTGCCCAAGTACAGCGCTTCGGAGACGGTTTCGAAGCCCGCCGTCGTCACAACCGCTCGGCAACGGGCCATGTGCTCTAGAAAGCGTTCCGCATGCAGGTGATAGAAGACGATTCCGGCTTGAGGAGACCAGCCATCGGGTTGGTCTGTGTTGTCCCAGAAAACGTGCAGTTTAAGCTCAGGGTGCTGCTGCTGCCAGCGGAGGAGGTCTTCGGCGTAGCCGCGATTGAGCAAGTAAACCAGGATAAAAGGTTCTTCGAGCCCTAAGGGCTGTTGAAACAGCTCAGGACGCAGCAGAGGCGGTACCACGTAGAGCCGACGGTGGGGCAAGTCAGGCGTTTCGTAGAAAGAAAGCGCCAGATGCAACGCGCTGGGGGGCGCTGTAAGTCGCGTGTACGTGCGCAGCAGATAGCGTTGGAGCTTTAGCCCGGGTGGAAACGGGTAGGCCGAATGCAAAAAGAAATATTGATGCCCAATGCAAACCAGCGGGGGTAGGGACTGCCAAGATCGGTACAGCAGCCCCGTAAGCACTTCGTAAAAATTCACCACCAGATCAGGTCGATAGGCCGCCAGCGCCTCGCGTAGCTGCTGCAGGCTATGACGAAATGCAGATAGGCGACGCAGGTTGGTTGCCACGGTAGAGCCCATCCGAATGCCCCGAAAGCGATGGTCAAACGCAAAATTAGGAGAAGCAAACGGGTGAACTGGCTCTGTAATGGCGTTAAGAAAGAAGGACGGAAGGGCGCGCTCTGGACTATGACCCACCAGCACGGCAGCGACTTCGTGACCAGCTTCGCGGAGCAAATGCCGCAACGCTAAGGCTTGCGTGAGATGTCCCCGTCCTTCCCCTTGGACAACAAACAGCACCCGCAGCGGAGCTTCAAGCGTCATGCTGACAACAGCTTATTAGGCAAGATACTGCCTAAACTTCAATAGGCATAGGGGGCTTGTCAAGGAATCCCAGCCAACAATAGCTACTTTATTACCTTTGGGCGTAGTTAGAGTTGGAGTAGCGGGACACCTGTACAACAGGGATGCGATCTTGCCGTTGATGTCCGTCGCCTACAGGTTGTGCAGAGACCGATTCCGCTGCCCAATACACGATCTCCAGCCGACCATCAAAGTGCTCGACCAGGGCTGTGCAGCTTTCAACCCAATCCCCGGTGTTGGCGTACAGAATCCCGTCAATTTTGCGCAGCTCGGCATGATGGATATGGCCGCACACCACCCCTTCGACGTCATACTTCCGCGCCTCGTTCACAATAGCCTGCTCGAAGTCAGCGATGTACTGCACGGCTTTTTTGGTGCGGTACTTCAGATAGGCTGAAAGCGACCAGTACGAAAGGCCCAGCCATCGGCGCACTTGATTATACCACCGGTTGAGCCCTAATACCAAGGCGTACACACCAGCCCCCAGGCGTGACAGCCAAGGCGCATACCGAATGATGCCATCAAATTCGTCCCCATGCAGGACCAAAAGCTGGCGACCGTCCGCCGTGGTGTGCAAAGCGCTGGGGCGTACAGTGATTTCGTCGAGCTTTAGGCCAAAATACTGCCGCGCAAATTCGTCGTGGTTGCCCGGGATGTAGATCACATGGGTACCTTTGCGCGCTTTTTGCAGAATTTGCTGCAAGACGTCGTTGTGATAGGAGTCCCAATACCAATGCCGCTTGAGCGCCCAGCCGTCAAAAATATCTCCTACCAGGTACAAATAGTCGGCATTGTTTTGGCGAAGAAAATCACAGAGAAAATCGGCTCGGCAGGAACGCGTGCCTAGATGCACGTCGGAGATCCAGATCGTACGGTAATAACCACGCATCGTATTTAGAGCGAAGCCTGTCGGCCTAAAGTTTAGGGGCGCAACGTTAGCAAATGATGATTAAAACATCAGTAAATGGTTGTCTTTTAGGCATCTATGCTTTAGAGCCAGCCTTGGTGGCGGTACCAAGCGATGGTTTCTTGAATGCCTTCTTCAAGGGGGACTTGCTGTCGGTAGCCGAAGTCTCGACGGGCCTTGTCGACGGTGCACATCTTGCAAGCATATCGAATTTCACGGGCTTTTTCGCGATTGAGGGGGGGATAGGTGCCCGTAAGATGTCCGGCAAATTCCACCAGTGCGCCAACAGGTTCAACCAGAAATGGGGGGATGTGGACTGTTAGCGCTCGGCGACCTAAGGCGTGTAGCGTAGCCTTGCGGATTTCGTGCCAGGAGTAGAACTGCTCGCTACTAATGAAATAGGTTTGGCCTGTGGTGACTTCCGACTCGGCAGCATCGACCATGCCGCGTACTAAGTCGCGCACATGCACCAGGCTTAGCTCGGGCTTTTGACCGCAGCCGATGATGGGGCAGATGCCCCGGCTGACCATCCGGAAAAAGGTGTAAATGTCAGCTTCGCGGGGGCCGTAGACGGCTGGTGGCCGCACCACCACGATGGGCAGGCGTTCGGCGTACACGATGCCATCGGTGCGTGGAGTCCACAGGGCCTGTTCCATGAGGGCTTTACTGCGGCCGTAAGCGCTGATAGGATGCAATGGGGTCTCTTCGGTAGCGATGCCTTTGGGGCAGTAGCCTACGGCAGCCAGGCTGCTGGTGATGAGCACTTTGCGCACATGAGGGTTGGCTTCAAGTAGCGCGCCTAGGAGGTTCAAGGTTGCAGTGATGTTGCCTTGCTCAAACGTTGCCCAATCGCGGGCCCGGGTAACGCCAGCCACATGAAAGACGACGTCTACGTCCCGAAGCGCATGCCACAGCACCTCGATACGGGAAAAGTCTCCCCGGACGGGTACAATGTCGAGTCCTTCGAGCCAGCGCAGTTGGTTGCGAACCAGGCAGCGCACTTCGCGGTAACCGCGGCGCAGCAGTTCTTCCACCAGGTGACTTCCAATAAAGCCGGTTCCGCCTGTAACAAATGCGATACCTCGGTGCATAGGGGGTGTTAGGCTTGGCAGGCGCGTAGCGCGACAACGCACTCAACGTGGTCGGTGTGTGGAAA
This Rhodothermus bifroesti DNA region includes the following protein-coding sequences:
- a CDS encoding glycosyltransferase family protein, whose translation is MTLEAPLRVLFVVQGEGRGHLTQALALRHLLREAGHEVAAVLVGHSPERALPSFFLNAITEPVHPFASPNFAFDHRFRGIRMGSTVATNLRRLSAFRHSLQQLREALAAYRPDLVVNFYEVLTGLLYRSWQSLPPLVCIGHQYFFLHSAYPFPPGLKLQRYLLRTYTRLTAPPSALHLALSFYETPDLPHRRLYVVPPLLRPELFQQPLGLEEPFILVYLLNRGYAEDLLRWQQQHPELKLHVFWDNTDQPDGWSPQAGIVFYHLHAERFLEHMARCRAVVTTAGFETVSEALYLGKPLLVVPVEGHFEQRCNAHDLVTLGGGLWSPKFDLDPLLAMLPPQDVPVKTTEVTARFRAWAKQAPVRILPRLLEAARQPYFPVAL
- a CDS encoding UDP-2,3-diacylglucosamine diphosphatase, whose amino-acid sequence is MRGYYRTIWISDVHLGTRSCRADFLCDFLRQNNADYLYLVGDIFDGWALKRHWYWDSYHNDVLQQILQKARKGTHVIYIPGNHDEFARQYFGLKLDEITVRPSALHTTADGRQLLVLHGDEFDGIIRYAPWLSRLGAGVYALVLGLNRWYNQVRRWLGLSYWSLSAYLKYRTKKAVQYIADFEQAIVNEARKYDVEGVVCGHIHHAELRKIDGILYANTGDWVESCTALVEHFDGRLEIVYWAAESVSAQPVGDGHQRQDRIPVVQVSRYSNSNYAQR
- a CDS encoding NAD-dependent epimerase/dehydratase family protein translates to MHRGIAFVTGGTGFIGSHLVEELLRRGYREVRCLVRNQLRWLEGLDIVPVRGDFSRIEVLWHALRDVDVVFHVAGVTRARDWATFEQGNITATLNLLGALLEANPHVRKVLITSSLAAVGYCPKGIATEETPLHPISAYGRSKALMEQALWTPRTDGIVYAERLPIVVVRPPAVYGPREADIYTFFRMVSRGICPIIGCGQKPELSLVHVRDLVRGMVDAAESEVTTGQTYFISSEQFYSWHEIRKATLHALGRRALTVHIPPFLVEPVGALVEFAGHLTGTYPPLNREKAREIRYACKMCTVDKARRDFGYRQQVPLEEGIQETIAWYRHQGWL